Proteins from a genomic interval of Microbacterium esteraromaticum:
- a CDS encoding thiamine pyrophosphate-dependent dehydrogenase E1 component subunit alpha: MTSTETPLVRVLQTDGSYAPTAEAEQYLPFIDALSDAQLEQFYRDMVVIRAIDTQATNLQRQGQLALWPPSRGQEAAQVGSAYAARGQDTLFPSYREHAVTRIRGVDPLDIITVMRGNSHGGWNPLDPKNGNTRIYTLVLGSQTLHAAGFGMGLVLDGKTGTGDPERDEAVVVYYGDGASSQGDVHEAMVFAASYNAPVLFFLQNNHWAISVPVQTQSKVPLVNRGAGYGIPSVRVDGNDVLASYAVSRAQLDAARNGGGPRAIEAVTYRMGAHTTSDDPTKYRGSDEEQQWAQRDPIARMRAFLEGRGAAASLFDDVETEAADAAEDLRSRAVTLTPPGRELMFDHVYSDPHPVMAEQKAWLDGYEASFEEGAR; this comes from the coding sequence GTGACCTCGACCGAAACACCTCTCGTTCGCGTTCTGCAGACGGACGGAAGCTACGCGCCGACGGCCGAAGCCGAGCAGTACCTGCCGTTCATCGACGCGCTCTCCGACGCTCAGCTTGAGCAGTTCTACCGCGACATGGTGGTCATCCGTGCCATCGATACGCAGGCCACCAACCTGCAGCGGCAAGGGCAGCTCGCCCTATGGCCGCCGAGTCGCGGGCAGGAGGCCGCGCAGGTCGGCTCGGCCTATGCCGCGCGTGGGCAAGACACCCTGTTCCCGTCGTACCGCGAGCACGCGGTCACCCGCATCCGCGGCGTCGACCCGCTCGACATCATCACGGTCATGCGGGGCAACTCGCACGGCGGATGGAACCCGCTCGACCCGAAGAACGGCAACACCCGCATCTACACGCTGGTGCTCGGATCGCAGACCCTGCACGCCGCCGGTTTCGGCATGGGCCTGGTGCTTGATGGCAAGACCGGCACCGGCGACCCGGAGCGCGACGAAGCGGTGGTCGTGTACTACGGCGACGGCGCCTCCAGCCAGGGCGATGTGCACGAGGCGATGGTCTTCGCCGCCAGCTACAACGCCCCCGTGCTGTTCTTCCTGCAGAACAACCACTGGGCCATCTCGGTGCCCGTGCAGACCCAGTCGAAGGTGCCGCTGGTCAACCGCGGCGCAGGCTACGGCATCCCGTCGGTGCGGGTGGACGGCAACGACGTACTCGCCAGCTACGCCGTCTCGCGCGCCCAGCTCGACGCGGCGCGCAACGGCGGCGGCCCGCGCGCGATCGAGGCCGTCACCTACCGGATGGGCGCGCACACCACCAGCGACGACCCCACCAAGTACCGCGGCTCCGACGAGGAGCAGCAGTGGGCGCAGCGCGACCCCATCGCGCGCATGCGCGCCTTCCTGGAGGGGCGCGGAGCTGCGGCATCCCTGTTCGACGACGTCGAGACCGAAGCGGCGGATGCTGCCGAAGACCTGCGCTCCCGTGCCGTCACGCTCACCCCGCCGGGACGCGAGCTGATGTTCGATCACGTGTACAGCGACCCGCACCCGGTGATGGCAGAGCAGAAGGCGTGGCTCGACGGCTACGAAGCCTCGTTCGAAGAAGGAGCGCGCTGA
- a CDS encoding histidinol-phosphate transaminase — protein MTESTLPRIRPEIAALPPYRQGKQAGPDAFKLSSNENPFEPLPSVLAALQDTTPINRYPDATAGALRARLGEKYGVEPDAVHIGTGSVSILYQLILATASVGDEVIYAWRSFEAYPGLPLVAGATGVQVPLTDGARHDLDAMADAVTDRTRAIIVCTPNNPTGPIVTSAEFAAFVDSVPSDVLIILDEAYAEFVTAPDAVDGLAERVFERHPNVVVLRTFSKAFGLAGLRVGYAIGHPGVLDAARTAAIPLSVTSAAERAAIASLDAEGELRERVTEIVARRTRLVAGLRAQGWDVPDSQANFVWLPTGAGTDDAAAAFMAADLIVRPFSGDGIRISVGEEASIDRVLQVAATLR, from the coding sequence GTGACAGAGTCGACACTGCCCCGCATTCGCCCCGAGATCGCCGCCCTGCCCCCGTACCGTCAGGGCAAGCAGGCAGGTCCCGACGCGTTCAAGCTCTCCAGCAACGAGAATCCGTTCGAACCGCTCCCGTCGGTGCTCGCGGCGCTGCAGGACACCACGCCGATCAACCGATACCCGGATGCCACGGCGGGTGCGCTGCGCGCCCGCCTCGGCGAGAAGTACGGCGTCGAACCGGATGCTGTGCACATCGGCACCGGCAGCGTGTCGATCCTCTACCAGCTGATCCTGGCGACAGCATCCGTCGGCGATGAGGTCATCTACGCCTGGCGTTCGTTCGAGGCATACCCTGGGCTCCCGCTGGTCGCCGGCGCGACCGGCGTGCAGGTGCCGCTCACCGACGGCGCGCGGCACGATCTCGACGCGATGGCGGATGCTGTCACCGACCGCACCCGCGCGATCATCGTCTGCACGCCGAACAACCCGACCGGCCCGATCGTCACCAGCGCCGAGTTCGCGGCGTTCGTCGACAGTGTTCCGAGCGACGTGCTGATCATCCTCGACGAGGCCTACGCCGAGTTCGTCACCGCCCCGGATGCGGTTGACGGGCTCGCCGAGCGCGTTTTCGAGCGGCATCCGAACGTCGTCGTGCTGCGTACCTTCTCGAAGGCATTCGGCCTTGCGGGGCTGCGGGTCGGCTACGCGATCGGGCACCCGGGCGTGCTCGACGCCGCACGTACCGCGGCCATCCCGCTGTCGGTGACCAGCGCCGCCGAGCGCGCCGCGATCGCCAGCCTCGACGCCGAGGGCGAACTGCGCGAGCGGGTCACCGAGATCGTCGCGCGTCGCACGCGCCTGGTCGCGGGTCTGCGCGCCCAGGGCTGGGACGTGCCCGACTCGCAGGCGAACTTCGTGTGGCTGCCGACCGGTGCGGGCACCGACGACGCAGCCGCCGCGTTCATGGCTGCCGACCTCATCGTCCGCCCGTTCTCGGGCGACGGCATCCGCATCTCGGTCGGCGAGGAAGCATCGATCGACCGGGTGCTGCAGGTCGCGGCAACGCTGCGCTGA
- the rhuM gene encoding virulence protein RhuM/Fic/DOC family protein: MNADDFQVVLYTTPDGETNLDVRADGETVWLNRQQLAALFGRDVKTIGKHIANARREELDGMAVVAKFATTATDGKVYQTEHYNLDMVLSVGYRVKSPEGVRFRRWATNVLRGYVSEGVVLNERRLEQLGTIVKILGRSPDPLVAGVAELISRYLPSLRILRDYDDGDLGEQPGREPAWTLTLDEARSIIAAVRADFETDTLFGGERGDALAAIIGAIYQGFAGHEMYASVEEKAANLLYLVVKDHPLTDGNKRSGAALFVTFLIRNGMLVEADSTGINNNTLAAITLLVAMSDPREKELMIALIIRMISEGASGPPRSLD; encoded by the coding sequence ATGAACGCTGACGATTTCCAGGTTGTCCTTTACACGACCCCAGACGGCGAAACGAACCTTGACGTGCGGGCGGATGGAGAGACGGTGTGGTTGAACCGTCAGCAATTGGCGGCGCTGTTTGGCCGAGACGTCAAGACCATAGGCAAGCACATCGCGAACGCGCGGCGAGAGGAGCTCGACGGCATGGCAGTTGTCGCAAAATTTGCGACAACTGCTACGGACGGCAAGGTCTATCAGACGGAGCACTACAACCTGGACATGGTCTTGTCGGTGGGCTACCGAGTCAAGTCCCCTGAGGGAGTCCGCTTCCGCAGATGGGCGACGAACGTCCTGCGCGGGTATGTGTCCGAGGGTGTGGTGCTCAACGAACGGCGGCTTGAACAGCTCGGGACGATCGTGAAGATCCTGGGACGCTCGCCCGACCCGCTCGTCGCCGGTGTTGCCGAACTCATCTCCCGATACCTTCCGAGCCTGCGAATCCTGCGTGACTATGACGATGGCGACCTGGGGGAACAGCCGGGTCGTGAGCCCGCGTGGACGCTGACCCTGGACGAGGCGCGATCGATCATTGCCGCAGTGCGTGCCGACTTCGAAACGGACACCCTGTTCGGCGGTGAACGAGGGGATGCGTTAGCTGCCATCATCGGCGCGATCTATCAGGGATTCGCTGGCCACGAGATGTATGCCTCGGTGGAAGAGAAAGCGGCGAACCTGCTGTACCTCGTTGTCAAGGATCATCCGCTCACGGACGGCAACAAGCGCAGCGGGGCAGCCTTGTTCGTCACCTTTCTGATCCGCAACGGCATGCTGGTCGAGGCAGACAGCACCGGGATTAACAACAACACTCTCGCGGCGATCACGCTCCTGGTCGCCATGAGCGACCCGAGGGAGAAGGAACTCATGATCGCTCTGATCATCCGGATGATCTCCGAGGGCGCCTCCGGCCCGCCGCGCTCCTTAGACTGA
- a CDS encoding phage holin family protein, producing MGFIVRVVVNAFAIWVVSLITVLEISIRPFSPGEPLQVALTLLAVGAIFALVNTIIGTVVKIVALPLYILTLGLISFIINGFLLWLTAWITSGFSWGLDVGSFWWGVVAAFLISIINAIFGAILRPQKKRD from the coding sequence ATGGGATTCATCGTCCGCGTCGTCGTCAATGCCTTCGCCATCTGGGTGGTCAGCCTGATCACGGTGCTCGAGATCAGCATCCGCCCGTTCTCGCCCGGTGAGCCCCTGCAGGTCGCGCTGACGCTGCTCGCGGTGGGTGCGATCTTCGCCCTGGTCAACACGATCATCGGCACCGTGGTCAAGATCGTCGCGTTGCCGCTGTACATCCTGACCCTCGGCCTGATCTCGTTCATCATCAACGGGTTCCTGCTGTGGCTCACCGCCTGGATCACCAGCGGCTTCAGCTGGGGACTCGACGTCGGGTCGTTCTGGTGGGGTGTGGTCGCCGCCTTCCTGATCTCGATCATCAACGCGATCTTCGGGGCGATCCTGCGCCCGCAGAAGAAGCGCGACTGA
- a CDS encoding low molecular weight protein-tyrosine-phosphatase, with the protein MTDSDPFRVIFVCTGNICRSPMAEVVLRALSARHGLGSRVVSTSAGTGDWHVGERADERTIEALTRRGFDGSLHRARQFAATTFAENDLIVALDRTHERILRAWARTEDDEGKVTLLRTFDPHASSMDVPDPYYAGPEMFDSVLAMIETATRGLFSQLEPAVRASHTSPRAMRGPEQEELR; encoded by the coding sequence ATGACCGACTCGGATCCTTTCCGCGTCATCTTCGTGTGCACGGGCAACATCTGCCGCTCACCGATGGCCGAAGTGGTGCTTCGCGCACTCTCTGCACGGCATGGTCTCGGCTCTCGCGTCGTGTCCACCAGTGCGGGAACGGGCGACTGGCACGTGGGCGAACGCGCCGACGAACGCACCATCGAAGCGCTCACCCGCCGCGGGTTCGACGGCTCACTGCACCGCGCGCGACAGTTCGCCGCGACGACCTTCGCCGAGAACGACCTGATCGTCGCGCTCGACCGCACCCACGAACGCATCCTGCGGGCGTGGGCGCGCACCGAGGACGACGAGGGCAAGGTCACGCTGCTGCGCACGTTCGACCCGCACGCGTCGAGCATGGATGTACCTGACCCGTACTATGCGGGGCCCGAGATGTTCGACTCGGTGCTCGCTATGATTGAGACCGCGACCCGCGGACTCTTCAGCCAGCTCGAACCGGCTGTGCGGGCATCCCATACGTCGCCCCGTGCGATGCGGGGCCCCGAGCAGGAGGAACTCCGCTGA
- the purB gene encoding adenylosuccinate lyase, with translation MPSLPTQPLSPLDGRYQAAVSGLADYLSEAGLNRARVEVEVEWLIALTDRSLFETSPLSDADKQRLRALYRDFGQAEIDWLAAKEAVTRHDVKAVEYLVRDRLSSLGLDSIAELTHFACTSEDINSASYALTVKRAIEGVWLPALDAVIAKLRELAVEHADAAMLSRTHGQPATPSTMGKELAVFAWRLERVRGQIAGSEYLAKFSGATGTWSAHLSAEPDVDWPQLSREYIEGMGIDFNELTTQIESHDWQVELYDRVRHAGGILHNLATDIWTYISLGYFAQIPVAGATGSSTMPHKINPIRFENAEANLELSAALLGSLSQTLVTSRLQRDLTDSTTQRNIGVALGHSLLALDNLRRGLNEISLSRDVLLDDLDHNWEVLAEAIQTVIRAEVVAGRSSITDPYALLKELTRGHRVGAAELASFVEGLEIGDAAKQRLLALTPATYTGLAERLAR, from the coding sequence CTGCCCTCGCTTCCGACCCAGCCGCTGAGCCCCCTCGACGGCCGCTACCAGGCCGCCGTCTCGGGACTGGCCGACTACCTCTCGGAGGCGGGACTGAACCGCGCCCGCGTCGAGGTCGAGGTGGAGTGGCTGATCGCCCTCACCGACCGGTCACTGTTCGAGACGTCGCCTTTGTCGGATGCTGACAAGCAGCGCCTCCGCGCGCTGTACCGCGACTTCGGGCAGGCCGAGATCGACTGGCTCGCCGCCAAGGAAGCCGTCACCCGCCACGATGTGAAGGCCGTCGAGTACCTGGTGCGCGACCGCCTGTCGTCGCTGGGCCTGGACTCGATCGCCGAGCTCACGCACTTCGCGTGCACGAGCGAGGACATCAACTCGGCCTCGTACGCCCTGACCGTCAAGCGCGCCATCGAGGGCGTGTGGCTGCCGGCACTCGACGCCGTGATCGCCAAGCTGCGCGAACTCGCCGTCGAGCACGCGGATGCCGCGATGCTCTCGCGCACGCACGGGCAGCCCGCAACCCCGTCGACCATGGGCAAGGAGCTCGCGGTCTTCGCCTGGCGTCTGGAGCGCGTGCGCGGCCAGATCGCCGGCTCGGAGTACCTCGCGAAGTTCTCGGGCGCCACGGGCACCTGGTCGGCGCACCTGTCGGCCGAGCCGGACGTCGACTGGCCGCAGCTGTCGCGCGAGTACATCGAAGGCATGGGCATCGACTTCAACGAGCTCACCACCCAGATCGAATCGCACGACTGGCAGGTCGAACTGTACGACCGCGTGCGGCACGCCGGTGGCATCCTGCACAACCTCGCGACCGACATCTGGACGTACATCTCGCTCGGCTACTTCGCGCAGATCCCCGTGGCCGGAGCGACCGGCTCGTCGACCATGCCGCACAAGATCAACCCGATCCGCTTCGAGAACGCCGAGGCGAACCTCGAACTGTCGGCGGCGTTGCTCGGTTCACTGTCGCAGACGCTGGTGACCAGCCGCCTGCAGCGCGACCTGACCGACTCGACCACGCAGCGCAACATCGGCGTCGCCCTCGGGCACTCGCTGCTCGCGCTCGACAACCTGCGTCGCGGCCTGAACGAGATCTCGCTCTCGCGCGACGTGCTGCTCGACGACCTCGACCACAACTGGGAGGTGCTGGCCGAGGCGATCCAGACGGTCATCCGCGCCGAGGTGGTCGCCGGACGGTCGTCGATCACCGACCCGTACGCGCTGCTCAAGGAGCTCACGCGCGGACACCGCGTCGGTGCGGCCGAGCTGGCATCCTTCGTCGAGGGTCTCGAGATCGGCGACGCTGCCAAGCAGCGCCTGCTCGCGCTCACGCCCGCGACGTACACCGGCCTCGCCGAGCGCCTCGCCCGCTGA
- a CDS encoding PQQ-dependent sugar dehydrogenase → MALCVPRRGRRQPRGADALDRRPGSLGLDRSGIEVVLAGIPRAATHNGGRIAFGPDGMLYIATGDAGRRAEARDPASLAGKILRVTPEGDPAPGNPYGTAVYSLGHRNVQGLAWDSRGDLWASEFGQNTWDELNLIEAGGDYGWPDHEGVADAADAIDPVAVWAPSEASPSGIAIIDDVVYMAALRGERVWLFDTAGGSAPWAVHAGEFGRVRDVAPGPDGTFWVLTNNTDGRGDRRDGDDRLLQLPLP, encoded by the coding sequence ATGGCTCTATGCGTACCACGGCGCGGCAGACGACAACCGCGTGGTGCGGATGCCCTTGACCGGCGCCCCGGTTCGCTCGGCCTCGACAGGTCCGGCATCGAGGTCGTGCTCGCGGGTATCCCGCGCGCCGCGACGCACAACGGCGGACGCATCGCGTTCGGGCCGGACGGGATGCTGTACATCGCAACTGGTGATGCCGGTCGCCGCGCCGAGGCCAGGGATCCGGCGTCGCTCGCGGGCAAGATCCTGCGCGTGACGCCAGAAGGTGACCCGGCACCGGGGAACCCGTACGGCACGGCGGTCTACAGCCTTGGGCACCGCAACGTGCAAGGCCTGGCCTGGGACTCGCGCGGCGACCTGTGGGCGAGTGAGTTCGGACAGAACACGTGGGATGAGCTCAACCTCATCGAGGCCGGCGGCGACTACGGCTGGCCCGACCACGAGGGCGTCGCGGACGCGGCGGATGCCATCGACCCTGTCGCGGTGTGGGCGCCCAGCGAGGCGAGCCCGAGCGGTATCGCCATCATCGACGACGTCGTGTACATGGCGGCCCTGCGCGGCGAGCGCGTGTGGCTGTTCGACACGGCAGGCGGCTCGGCCCCGTGGGCGGTGCACGCCGGCGAGTTCGGCCGCGTGCGCGACGTGGCGCCCGGCCCCGACGGAACGTTCTGGGTGCTCACCAACAACACCGATGGGCGGGGCGATCGCCGCGATGGCGACGACCGCCTGCTGCAGCTGCCTCTGCCCTAG
- a CDS encoding acyl-CoA synthetase, with the protein MPAPSRPFTARHVQLGRAVMAAIAAIMITFSADHSAAIGLSVFGGFAIITATILIIAAVIVYPNGRRWPAVMMGAFTFLFGMAASVPVWRSDTLFFVLLIGWAAVTGLVELIAGIRYRGTEGARDATTVGAMGVLLALLLLLVPIDLVQDYTVGGNDLVLTGIVIGVGLFGAYAAIVAVFLGIAGVSPSAKKDIESDAGADRLADHGGHA; encoded by the coding sequence ATGCCTGCCCCTTCCCGCCCGTTCACTGCGCGCCACGTGCAGTTGGGCCGTGCCGTGATGGCCGCCATCGCCGCCATCATGATCACCTTCTCTGCCGACCACTCGGCCGCCATCGGCCTCTCCGTCTTCGGCGGCTTCGCGATCATCACCGCGACGATCCTGATCATTGCGGCGGTCATCGTCTATCCGAACGGCCGACGCTGGCCGGCGGTGATGATGGGCGCCTTCACCTTCTTGTTCGGTATGGCTGCGAGCGTGCCGGTCTGGCGTTCCGACACCCTGTTCTTCGTCCTCCTGATCGGGTGGGCGGCCGTGACCGGACTCGTCGAGTTGATCGCGGGCATCCGCTATCGCGGTACCGAGGGTGCGCGCGACGCGACTACGGTCGGCGCGATGGGAGTGCTGCTGGCGCTGTTGCTGCTGCTCGTCCCGATCGATCTGGTGCAGGACTACACGGTTGGCGGTAACGACCTGGTTCTGACCGGCATCGTCATCGGAGTGGGCCTGTTCGGCGCGTATGCGGCGATCGTGGCCGTGTTCCTGGGTATCGCCGGCGTCTCGCCGAGCGCGAAGAAAGACATCGAATCGGATGCCGGCGCAGACCGCCTGGCAGACCATGGAGGACACGCATGA